A genomic region of Magnolia sinica isolate HGM2019 chromosome 6, MsV1, whole genome shotgun sequence contains the following coding sequences:
- the LOC131247898 gene encoding protein ENHANCED DISEASE RESISTANCE 2-like isoform X4, with translation MNGNGHHLHNSVTRFYVFDYEGVDHRRLMKAREATMSKVIHEGWMVRYGRRKIGRSFIHMRYFVLESRVLAYYKKKPQDNVVPIKTLLIDGNSRVEDKGLKVHRGHMIYVLSVRTKKDTCRRITMAAFNIQEALIWKGKIEFVIDQHSLNANGNQANASFEYKSGIDNGRVTSASDHESQYSAQEDEEESLPTLLRRQTIGNGLPETVIDWTHGFDSELSNRNDSEEVSFRKHWHLVRCQNGLRIFEELHEVDHLPWTCSRAMKAVGVVEASCEAIFELVMSMDRTRFEWDCSFQQGRFVWPRDLCYVRYWRRNDDGSYVVLFRSREHANCGPQPGFVRAHIESGGFNISPLISQQGRPRSQVQHLMQVDLKGWGMGYLPSFQQHCLLQMLNGVAGLRELFSQTDGNHPVPRISVMVNMTSDSDPSKKDQKSQEPTVLPGPSVDERNVANKNLMMDEEFQIAAPEQEARTVRLESDVKQAAEVMDEVPTDEIDLSWFSGNLRWDDCDNGRDCWRISDGNNFRVRSQHYLSDKSKIPAGKHLMELVAVDWFKDVKRMDHVAMRHGCAVQVALEKGLFSLAINLQVPGSTHYSMVFYFVTKHLTPGSLLQRFVDGNDEFRNSRLKLIPSVPKGSWIVRQSVGNTPCLLGKAVDCSYIRGPNYLEIDVDIGSSTVANGVLGLVCGVITTLVVDMAFLVQANTPEELPERLIGAVRGSHIELSSAIVPKLEASPSGESSN, from the exons ATGAACG GAAATGGACATCATCTGCACAATTCGGTCACTCGTTTTTATGTATTTGATTATGAGGGAGTGGATCACCGAAGGCTCATGAAGGCCAGAGAGGCAACAATGTCGAAGGTCATCCATGAAGGATGGATGGTCAGATACGGGCGGCGGAAGATCGGTCGTTCATTCATCCATATGCGGTATTTCGTTCTCGAATCTCGGGTTCTTGCTTATTACAAGAAGAAGCCTCAGGATAACGTG GTTCCAATCAAAACCCTTCTTATCGATGGGAATTCTAGGGTGGAGGACAAAGGGCTGAAGGTTCATCGTGGGCAT ATGATTTATGTTCTATCTGTACGCACCAAGAAAGATACGTGCCGTCGAATTACG ATGGCTGCATTTAACATCCAGGAGGCTCTTATCTGGAAAGGAAAGATTGAATTTGTCATTGATCAG CATTCGCTGAATGCTAATGGTAACCAAGCTAATGCTTCCTTTGAATACAAGTCTGGCATTGATAATGGAAGGGTCACATCTGCTTCTGATCATGAAAGTCA GTATAGTGCTCAGGAGGATGAAGAAGAGAGCCTTCCAACTTTGTTACGAAGACAAACAATAGGAAATG GTCTTCCTGAAACAGTAATTGATTGGACCCATGGATTTGACTCAGAATTGTCAAACCGGAATGACAGTGAAGAAGTTTCCTTCAGGAAGCATTGGCACCTAGTCCGATGTCAGAATGGA CTTAGAATTTTTGAAGAGCTTCATGAAGTCGACCACCTT CCATGGACCTGTAGCCGAGCAATGAAGGCTGTGGGTGTGGTGGAGGCATCTTGTGAAGCAATATTTGAGCTTGTAATGAGCATGGATAGAACACGGTTTGA GTGGGATTGCAGTTTCCAACAGGGCAG GTTTGTGTGGCCCCGAGACCTTTGCTATGTGCGATATTGGCGCCGTAATGATGATGGAAGTTATG TTGTGTTATTTCGTTCTAGGGAGCATGCAAATTGTGGTCCTCAGCCTGGATTTGTGCGGGCTCACATTGAGA GTGGAGGATTCAACATTTCTCCTCTAATATCTCAACAAGGGAGACCTCGGAGTCAAGTACAGCATCTTATGCAAGTTGATCTGAAGGGTTGGGGCATGGGTTATCTTCCATCATTTCAGCAACACTGTCTACTCCAAATGTTGAATGGCGTTGCTG GGTTGCGGGAATTGTTCTCCCAAACAGATGGAAACCATCCAGTTCCAAGGATCTCAGTGATGGTCAATATGACTTCAGATTCTGATCCTTCCAAGAAGGATCAGAAATCACAGGAGCCTACAGTTCTGCCTGGCCCATCTGTGGATGAAAGAAATGTTGCCAATAAAAACTTAATGATGGATGAAGAGTTTCAAATTGCTGCGCCTGAACAAGAG GCACGCACAGTTAGGCTTGAGAGTGATGTCAAGCAGGCAG CTGAAGTTATGGATGAGGTGCCTACAGATGAAATTGATTTATCATGGTTTTCTGGCAATTTACGATGGGATGACTGTGATAATGGTCGTGACTGTTGGAGAATATCTGATGGCAACAACTTCAGAGTCCGTAGCCAACATTATTTATCTGACAAAAGCAAG ATTCCTGCAGGAAAGCACCTGATGGAGCTTGTTGCAGTTGATTGGTTCAAGGACGTGAAACGAATGGACCATGTTGCAATGCGTCACGGCTGTGCAGTCCAA GTTGCCTTAGAGAAAGGACTATTCTCGTTGGCCATAAATCTGCAA GTACCAGGATCAACACATTACAGTATGGTCTTCTACTTTGTAACAAAACACCTGACTCCTGGATCACTATTGCAACGTTTTGTTGATGGCAATGATGAATTTCGGAATAGCAGGCTGAAACTCATACCATCCGTTCCAAAG GGCTCTTGGATTGTGCGTCAGAGTGTCGGAAACACCCCTTGTTTATTAGGAAAAGCAGTTGATTGCAGCTATATACGTGGTCCTAATTACTTAGAA ATAGATGTTGATATTGGTTCTTCGACTGTAGCCAACGGAGTTCTGGGGCTTGTGTGCGGTGTCATTACAACACTGGTTGTTGACATGGCTTTTCTTGTACAG GCAAACACTCCAGAGGAGCTGCCCGAGCGACTCATCGGTGCTGTTCGGGGATCACATATTGAGTTATCCTCTGCAATAGTTCCAAAACTGGAGGCCAGTCCATCGGGGGAATCGAGCAATTGA
- the LOC131247898 gene encoding protein ENHANCED DISEASE RESISTANCE 2-like isoform X3, with amino-acid sequence MNGNGHHLHNSVTRFYVFDYEGVDHRRLMKAREATMSKVIHEGWMVRYGRRKIGRSFIHMRYFVLESRVLAYYKKKPQDNVVPIKTLLIDGNSRVEDKGLKVHRGHMAAFNIQEALIWKGKIEFVIDQHSLNANGNQANASFEYKSGIDNGRVTSASDHESQYSAQEDEEESLPTLLRRQTIGNGLPETVIDWTHGFDSELSNRNDSEEVSFRKHWHLVRCQNGLRIFEELHEVDHLPWTCSRAMKAVGVVEASCEAIFELVMSMDRTRFEWDCSFQQGRLVEEVDGHTAVLYHRLQLDWFPMFVWPRDLCYVRYWRRNDDGSYVVLFRSREHANCGPQPGFVRAHIESGGFNISPLISQQGRPRSQVQHLMQVDLKGWGMGYLPSFQQHCLLQMLNGVAGLRELFSQTDGNHPVPRISVMVNMTSDSDPSKKDQKSQEPTVLPGPSVDERNVANKNLMMDEEFQIAAPEQEARTVRLESDVKQAAEVMDEVPTDEIDLSWFSGNLRWDDCDNGRDCWRISDGNNFRVRSQHYLSDKSKIPAGKHLMELVAVDWFKDVKRMDHVAMRHGCAVQVALEKGLFSLAINLQVPGSTHYSMVFYFVTKHLTPGSLLQRFVDGNDEFRNSRLKLIPSVPKGSWIVRQSVGNTPCLLGKAVDCSYIRGPNYLEIDVDIGSSTVANGVLGLVCGVITTLVVDMAFLVQANTPEELPERLIGAVRGSHIELSSAIVPKLEASPSGESSN; translated from the exons ATGAACG GAAATGGACATCATCTGCACAATTCGGTCACTCGTTTTTATGTATTTGATTATGAGGGAGTGGATCACCGAAGGCTCATGAAGGCCAGAGAGGCAACAATGTCGAAGGTCATCCATGAAGGATGGATGGTCAGATACGGGCGGCGGAAGATCGGTCGTTCATTCATCCATATGCGGTATTTCGTTCTCGAATCTCGGGTTCTTGCTTATTACAAGAAGAAGCCTCAGGATAACGTG GTTCCAATCAAAACCCTTCTTATCGATGGGAATTCTAGGGTGGAGGACAAAGGGCTGAAGGTTCATCGTGGGCAT ATGGCTGCATTTAACATCCAGGAGGCTCTTATCTGGAAAGGAAAGATTGAATTTGTCATTGATCAG CATTCGCTGAATGCTAATGGTAACCAAGCTAATGCTTCCTTTGAATACAAGTCTGGCATTGATAATGGAAGGGTCACATCTGCTTCTGATCATGAAAGTCA GTATAGTGCTCAGGAGGATGAAGAAGAGAGCCTTCCAACTTTGTTACGAAGACAAACAATAGGAAATG GTCTTCCTGAAACAGTAATTGATTGGACCCATGGATTTGACTCAGAATTGTCAAACCGGAATGACAGTGAAGAAGTTTCCTTCAGGAAGCATTGGCACCTAGTCCGATGTCAGAATGGA CTTAGAATTTTTGAAGAGCTTCATGAAGTCGACCACCTT CCATGGACCTGTAGCCGAGCAATGAAGGCTGTGGGTGTGGTGGAGGCATCTTGTGAAGCAATATTTGAGCTTGTAATGAGCATGGATAGAACACGGTTTGA GTGGGATTGCAGTTTCCAACAGGGCAGGTTAGTTGAGGAAGTGGATGGGCACACTGCAGTACTTTATCATAGACTGCAGCTAGACTGGTTTCCAAT GTTTGTGTGGCCCCGAGACCTTTGCTATGTGCGATATTGGCGCCGTAATGATGATGGAAGTTATG TTGTGTTATTTCGTTCTAGGGAGCATGCAAATTGTGGTCCTCAGCCTGGATTTGTGCGGGCTCACATTGAGA GTGGAGGATTCAACATTTCTCCTCTAATATCTCAACAAGGGAGACCTCGGAGTCAAGTACAGCATCTTATGCAAGTTGATCTGAAGGGTTGGGGCATGGGTTATCTTCCATCATTTCAGCAACACTGTCTACTCCAAATGTTGAATGGCGTTGCTG GGTTGCGGGAATTGTTCTCCCAAACAGATGGAAACCATCCAGTTCCAAGGATCTCAGTGATGGTCAATATGACTTCAGATTCTGATCCTTCCAAGAAGGATCAGAAATCACAGGAGCCTACAGTTCTGCCTGGCCCATCTGTGGATGAAAGAAATGTTGCCAATAAAAACTTAATGATGGATGAAGAGTTTCAAATTGCTGCGCCTGAACAAGAG GCACGCACAGTTAGGCTTGAGAGTGATGTCAAGCAGGCAG CTGAAGTTATGGATGAGGTGCCTACAGATGAAATTGATTTATCATGGTTTTCTGGCAATTTACGATGGGATGACTGTGATAATGGTCGTGACTGTTGGAGAATATCTGATGGCAACAACTTCAGAGTCCGTAGCCAACATTATTTATCTGACAAAAGCAAG ATTCCTGCAGGAAAGCACCTGATGGAGCTTGTTGCAGTTGATTGGTTCAAGGACGTGAAACGAATGGACCATGTTGCAATGCGTCACGGCTGTGCAGTCCAA GTTGCCTTAGAGAAAGGACTATTCTCGTTGGCCATAAATCTGCAA GTACCAGGATCAACACATTACAGTATGGTCTTCTACTTTGTAACAAAACACCTGACTCCTGGATCACTATTGCAACGTTTTGTTGATGGCAATGATGAATTTCGGAATAGCAGGCTGAAACTCATACCATCCGTTCCAAAG GGCTCTTGGATTGTGCGTCAGAGTGTCGGAAACACCCCTTGTTTATTAGGAAAAGCAGTTGATTGCAGCTATATACGTGGTCCTAATTACTTAGAA ATAGATGTTGATATTGGTTCTTCGACTGTAGCCAACGGAGTTCTGGGGCTTGTGTGCGGTGTCATTACAACACTGGTTGTTGACATGGCTTTTCTTGTACAG GCAAACACTCCAGAGGAGCTGCCCGAGCGACTCATCGGTGCTGTTCGGGGATCACATATTGAGTTATCCTCTGCAATAGTTCCAAAACTGGAGGCCAGTCCATCGGGGGAATCGAGCAATTGA
- the LOC131247898 gene encoding protein ENHANCED DISEASE RESISTANCE 2-like isoform X1, with product MNGNGHHLHNSVTRFYVFDYEGVDHRRLMKAREATMSKVIHEGWMVRYGRRKIGRSFIHMRYFVLESRVLAYYKKKPQDNVVPIKTLLIDGNSRVEDKGLKVHRGHMIYVLSVRTKKDTCRRITMAAFNIQEALIWKGKIEFVIDQHSLNANGNQANASFEYKSGIDNGRVTSASDHESQYSAQEDEEESLPTLLRRQTIGNGLPETVIDWTHGFDSELSNRNDSEEVSFRKHWHLVRCQNGLRIFEELHEVDHLPWTCSRAMKAVGVVEASCEAIFELVMSMDRTRFEWDCSFQQGRLVEEVDGHTAVLYHRLQLDWFPMFVWPRDLCYVRYWRRNDDGSYVVLFRSREHANCGPQPGFVRAHIESGGFNISPLISQQGRPRSQVQHLMQVDLKGWGMGYLPSFQQHCLLQMLNGVAGLRELFSQTDGNHPVPRISVMVNMTSDSDPSKKDQKSQEPTVLPGPSVDERNVANKNLMMDEEFQIAAPEQEARTVRLESDVKQAAEVMDEVPTDEIDLSWFSGNLRWDDCDNGRDCWRISDGNNFRVRSQHYLSDKSKIPAGKHLMELVAVDWFKDVKRMDHVAMRHGCAVQVALEKGLFSLAINLQVPGSTHYSMVFYFVTKHLTPGSLLQRFVDGNDEFRNSRLKLIPSVPKGSWIVRQSVGNTPCLLGKAVDCSYIRGPNYLEIDVDIGSSTVANGVLGLVCGVITTLVVDMAFLVQANTPEELPERLIGAVRGSHIELSSAIVPKLEASPSGESSN from the exons ATGAACG GAAATGGACATCATCTGCACAATTCGGTCACTCGTTTTTATGTATTTGATTATGAGGGAGTGGATCACCGAAGGCTCATGAAGGCCAGAGAGGCAACAATGTCGAAGGTCATCCATGAAGGATGGATGGTCAGATACGGGCGGCGGAAGATCGGTCGTTCATTCATCCATATGCGGTATTTCGTTCTCGAATCTCGGGTTCTTGCTTATTACAAGAAGAAGCCTCAGGATAACGTG GTTCCAATCAAAACCCTTCTTATCGATGGGAATTCTAGGGTGGAGGACAAAGGGCTGAAGGTTCATCGTGGGCAT ATGATTTATGTTCTATCTGTACGCACCAAGAAAGATACGTGCCGTCGAATTACG ATGGCTGCATTTAACATCCAGGAGGCTCTTATCTGGAAAGGAAAGATTGAATTTGTCATTGATCAG CATTCGCTGAATGCTAATGGTAACCAAGCTAATGCTTCCTTTGAATACAAGTCTGGCATTGATAATGGAAGGGTCACATCTGCTTCTGATCATGAAAGTCA GTATAGTGCTCAGGAGGATGAAGAAGAGAGCCTTCCAACTTTGTTACGAAGACAAACAATAGGAAATG GTCTTCCTGAAACAGTAATTGATTGGACCCATGGATTTGACTCAGAATTGTCAAACCGGAATGACAGTGAAGAAGTTTCCTTCAGGAAGCATTGGCACCTAGTCCGATGTCAGAATGGA CTTAGAATTTTTGAAGAGCTTCATGAAGTCGACCACCTT CCATGGACCTGTAGCCGAGCAATGAAGGCTGTGGGTGTGGTGGAGGCATCTTGTGAAGCAATATTTGAGCTTGTAATGAGCATGGATAGAACACGGTTTGA GTGGGATTGCAGTTTCCAACAGGGCAGGTTAGTTGAGGAAGTGGATGGGCACACTGCAGTACTTTATCATAGACTGCAGCTAGACTGGTTTCCAAT GTTTGTGTGGCCCCGAGACCTTTGCTATGTGCGATATTGGCGCCGTAATGATGATGGAAGTTATG TTGTGTTATTTCGTTCTAGGGAGCATGCAAATTGTGGTCCTCAGCCTGGATTTGTGCGGGCTCACATTGAGA GTGGAGGATTCAACATTTCTCCTCTAATATCTCAACAAGGGAGACCTCGGAGTCAAGTACAGCATCTTATGCAAGTTGATCTGAAGGGTTGGGGCATGGGTTATCTTCCATCATTTCAGCAACACTGTCTACTCCAAATGTTGAATGGCGTTGCTG GGTTGCGGGAATTGTTCTCCCAAACAGATGGAAACCATCCAGTTCCAAGGATCTCAGTGATGGTCAATATGACTTCAGATTCTGATCCTTCCAAGAAGGATCAGAAATCACAGGAGCCTACAGTTCTGCCTGGCCCATCTGTGGATGAAAGAAATGTTGCCAATAAAAACTTAATGATGGATGAAGAGTTTCAAATTGCTGCGCCTGAACAAGAG GCACGCACAGTTAGGCTTGAGAGTGATGTCAAGCAGGCAG CTGAAGTTATGGATGAGGTGCCTACAGATGAAATTGATTTATCATGGTTTTCTGGCAATTTACGATGGGATGACTGTGATAATGGTCGTGACTGTTGGAGAATATCTGATGGCAACAACTTCAGAGTCCGTAGCCAACATTATTTATCTGACAAAAGCAAG ATTCCTGCAGGAAAGCACCTGATGGAGCTTGTTGCAGTTGATTGGTTCAAGGACGTGAAACGAATGGACCATGTTGCAATGCGTCACGGCTGTGCAGTCCAA GTTGCCTTAGAGAAAGGACTATTCTCGTTGGCCATAAATCTGCAA GTACCAGGATCAACACATTACAGTATGGTCTTCTACTTTGTAACAAAACACCTGACTCCTGGATCACTATTGCAACGTTTTGTTGATGGCAATGATGAATTTCGGAATAGCAGGCTGAAACTCATACCATCCGTTCCAAAG GGCTCTTGGATTGTGCGTCAGAGTGTCGGAAACACCCCTTGTTTATTAGGAAAAGCAGTTGATTGCAGCTATATACGTGGTCCTAATTACTTAGAA ATAGATGTTGATATTGGTTCTTCGACTGTAGCCAACGGAGTTCTGGGGCTTGTGTGCGGTGTCATTACAACACTGGTTGTTGACATGGCTTTTCTTGTACAG GCAAACACTCCAGAGGAGCTGCCCGAGCGACTCATCGGTGCTGTTCGGGGATCACATATTGAGTTATCCTCTGCAATAGTTCCAAAACTGGAGGCCAGTCCATCGGGGGAATCGAGCAATTGA
- the LOC131247898 gene encoding protein ENHANCED DISEASE RESISTANCE 2-like isoform X2 has product MNGNGHHLHNSVTRFYVFDYEGVDHRRLMKAREATMSKVIHEGWMVRYGRRKIGRSFIHMRYFVLESRVLAYYKKKPQDNVVPIKTLLIDGNSRVEDKGLKVHRGHMIYVLSVRTKKDTCRRITMAAFNIQEALIWKGKIEFVIDQHSLNANGNQANASFEYKSGIDNGRVTSASDHESQYSAQEDEEESLPTLLRRQTIGNGLPETVIDWTHGFDSELSNRNDSEEVSFRKHWHLVRCQNGLRIFEELHEVDHLPWTCSRAMKAVGVVEASCEAIFELVMSMDRTRFEWDCSFQQGRLVEEVDGHTAVLYHRLQLDWFPMFVWPRDLCYVRYWRRNDDGSYVVLFRSREHANCGPQPGFVRAHIESGGFNISPLISQQGRPRSQVQHLMQVDLKGWGMGYLPSFQQHCLLQMLNGVAGLRELFSQTDGNHPVPRISVMVNMTSDSDPSKKDQKSQEPTVLPGPSVDERNVANKNLMMDEEFQIAAPEQEARTVRLESDVKQADEIDLSWFSGNLRWDDCDNGRDCWRISDGNNFRVRSQHYLSDKSKIPAGKHLMELVAVDWFKDVKRMDHVAMRHGCAVQVALEKGLFSLAINLQVPGSTHYSMVFYFVTKHLTPGSLLQRFVDGNDEFRNSRLKLIPSVPKGSWIVRQSVGNTPCLLGKAVDCSYIRGPNYLEIDVDIGSSTVANGVLGLVCGVITTLVVDMAFLVQANTPEELPERLIGAVRGSHIELSSAIVPKLEASPSGESSN; this is encoded by the exons ATGAACG GAAATGGACATCATCTGCACAATTCGGTCACTCGTTTTTATGTATTTGATTATGAGGGAGTGGATCACCGAAGGCTCATGAAGGCCAGAGAGGCAACAATGTCGAAGGTCATCCATGAAGGATGGATGGTCAGATACGGGCGGCGGAAGATCGGTCGTTCATTCATCCATATGCGGTATTTCGTTCTCGAATCTCGGGTTCTTGCTTATTACAAGAAGAAGCCTCAGGATAACGTG GTTCCAATCAAAACCCTTCTTATCGATGGGAATTCTAGGGTGGAGGACAAAGGGCTGAAGGTTCATCGTGGGCAT ATGATTTATGTTCTATCTGTACGCACCAAGAAAGATACGTGCCGTCGAATTACG ATGGCTGCATTTAACATCCAGGAGGCTCTTATCTGGAAAGGAAAGATTGAATTTGTCATTGATCAG CATTCGCTGAATGCTAATGGTAACCAAGCTAATGCTTCCTTTGAATACAAGTCTGGCATTGATAATGGAAGGGTCACATCTGCTTCTGATCATGAAAGTCA GTATAGTGCTCAGGAGGATGAAGAAGAGAGCCTTCCAACTTTGTTACGAAGACAAACAATAGGAAATG GTCTTCCTGAAACAGTAATTGATTGGACCCATGGATTTGACTCAGAATTGTCAAACCGGAATGACAGTGAAGAAGTTTCCTTCAGGAAGCATTGGCACCTAGTCCGATGTCAGAATGGA CTTAGAATTTTTGAAGAGCTTCATGAAGTCGACCACCTT CCATGGACCTGTAGCCGAGCAATGAAGGCTGTGGGTGTGGTGGAGGCATCTTGTGAAGCAATATTTGAGCTTGTAATGAGCATGGATAGAACACGGTTTGA GTGGGATTGCAGTTTCCAACAGGGCAGGTTAGTTGAGGAAGTGGATGGGCACACTGCAGTACTTTATCATAGACTGCAGCTAGACTGGTTTCCAAT GTTTGTGTGGCCCCGAGACCTTTGCTATGTGCGATATTGGCGCCGTAATGATGATGGAAGTTATG TTGTGTTATTTCGTTCTAGGGAGCATGCAAATTGTGGTCCTCAGCCTGGATTTGTGCGGGCTCACATTGAGA GTGGAGGATTCAACATTTCTCCTCTAATATCTCAACAAGGGAGACCTCGGAGTCAAGTACAGCATCTTATGCAAGTTGATCTGAAGGGTTGGGGCATGGGTTATCTTCCATCATTTCAGCAACACTGTCTACTCCAAATGTTGAATGGCGTTGCTG GGTTGCGGGAATTGTTCTCCCAAACAGATGGAAACCATCCAGTTCCAAGGATCTCAGTGATGGTCAATATGACTTCAGATTCTGATCCTTCCAAGAAGGATCAGAAATCACAGGAGCCTACAGTTCTGCCTGGCCCATCTGTGGATGAAAGAAATGTTGCCAATAAAAACTTAATGATGGATGAAGAGTTTCAAATTGCTGCGCCTGAACAAGAG GCACGCACAGTTAGGCTTGAGAGTGATGTCAAGCAGGCAG ATGAAATTGATTTATCATGGTTTTCTGGCAATTTACGATGGGATGACTGTGATAATGGTCGTGACTGTTGGAGAATATCTGATGGCAACAACTTCAGAGTCCGTAGCCAACATTATTTATCTGACAAAAGCAAG ATTCCTGCAGGAAAGCACCTGATGGAGCTTGTTGCAGTTGATTGGTTCAAGGACGTGAAACGAATGGACCATGTTGCAATGCGTCACGGCTGTGCAGTCCAA GTTGCCTTAGAGAAAGGACTATTCTCGTTGGCCATAAATCTGCAA GTACCAGGATCAACACATTACAGTATGGTCTTCTACTTTGTAACAAAACACCTGACTCCTGGATCACTATTGCAACGTTTTGTTGATGGCAATGATGAATTTCGGAATAGCAGGCTGAAACTCATACCATCCGTTCCAAAG GGCTCTTGGATTGTGCGTCAGAGTGTCGGAAACACCCCTTGTTTATTAGGAAAAGCAGTTGATTGCAGCTATATACGTGGTCCTAATTACTTAGAA ATAGATGTTGATATTGGTTCTTCGACTGTAGCCAACGGAGTTCTGGGGCTTGTGTGCGGTGTCATTACAACACTGGTTGTTGACATGGCTTTTCTTGTACAG GCAAACACTCCAGAGGAGCTGCCCGAGCGACTCATCGGTGCTGTTCGGGGATCACATATTGAGTTATCCTCTGCAATAGTTCCAAAACTGGAGGCCAGTCCATCGGGGGAATCGAGCAATTGA